The Amycolatopsis japonica nucleotide sequence CAGACCGGCTCCGATCTGCAGCCAGGTGCGGGCGCCGACGGAGAGTTCGACGGCGCCGCCGACGGCGCCCAGGAGCGCTCCGAGCAGCGTGTGCGAGACCAGCTTGCCCACGAGGAACCCGCCGACCGGCGCGAGGTCGTCACCGAGCTGGGCACGCCAACCACGCTGATCCGCCTCTTGTTCGGACCGGGCTCGAGTGTTCCCTTGATACTGCGTTCGGCCCTTGGCGGGGCGAGCCGGCGTGGCCGATGATGCGGCCGCGGCCTTTTGGCGGGTGATCAGCCCGGTCAGCAGTCCACCTTGGACCGCGGCACAGGAAACGCCGCCGGCGAACAGACCGGTGACCAGGACAGCAGCGAGATTCATGCGAAAGCCTCCTGCGAGGAAGTAGCGAGAAGTCGATGAGCGCTAGCCCGACACGGCGGCCAGAACGAGCGACCGGCCGTAGTGCGGCCAGTTTTCTCCTACGTCCGCAGAAGGCAGAGTTCTTCGAGTTTCGGAGCCCGAGACCAGATAACTGGGCTCGCTACAACGCGTACTCGCCTGAAAGCCGTCACCAGGCCCCGCAACCGTGAAGGTGGCAACGCCGCGACGGCCGCGACGACCGCGAAGAGGAAGGCGAGGCAGGTCGCCAGCGTCCCGCCCAAACCCTGATGGTCGAGCATTCCGCCGCTTTCAGCCGCACAAGGTGCGGCGACCCGCGTTTCCGCCGATGATGCGAGGGAATCGCAGGCAATGCGCGTCTCCGCGTGGCCCATGTCGTGCGCCATCGGCATAGCCATGCCTTCGGTGCACTGCAACCCGGCCGCGAACGCCACACCCGCCAGGACGGCCAGCACAGCAACAAGCCGGGCGAGCTGTCCTCGCACGGTCGTCGTCTGGGCTGTCCGCGTCACGACGGCGATGATACGGAGCACGGGCGTCAATTCCCCGTTCGGCTCCGGTCATGCTCCGCTCACACCGAACACATCGTCTCCAAATGTAGACAGAGTGTCTCCAAAAAGGCTAGCGTGTGCGCTCGAACTCACCGAAGGGACGCCGCCGTGACCACACCACCCGACCGTCCGGACACTCCAGCCGACACCGAGCCCGCCGATCGTCCGGAGCCGAGGCCCCGCTGGGTAGTCGCGGTCGCAGCGGTCGCGATCACGCTGCTCGTCATCTTCGTGGTCCTGCACCTGGCCGGCGTGAACATCGGCGGGCATCGATGACTCCGCGGTTGCGCAAGCTGTCGCTCACGGTCCACATCGCGACGTCGCTCGGCTGGCTCGGTGCCGTGGCGGCGTTTCTGGCCCTCGCCATCGTCGGCCTGGCCGCCGAAGACGTCCAGGCCGCACGCGCCGCGTACGTCGCGACGGAGATGGTGTCCTGGCTCGTGATCGTGCCGCTGAGCTTCGCCGCCCTGCTCTCGGGCCTCGTGCAGTCCTGGGGGACCGCCTGGGGATTACTGCGGCACTACTGGGTGACGATCAAGCTTCTGCTCACGACCTTGGCCACGATCGTCTTGCTGGTGCACACGCAGGTGATCGACCATGTGGCGGAAACAGCCGCGCAGCCTTCCTTGCCGCTGGAGCCGTTGTCCGGCATGCGGACCCAGCTCGTCGTCGACGCCGGCGCCGCGATCCTGATCCTGCTCGCGACCACGGCATTGGCCGTCTATAAACCGCGGGGGCTGACGCGCTACGGGCAGCGCAAGGCAAGGCGCGCGTAGGCTGATCAAGTGCCCAAGATCTGGAGTGAGTCGATCAAAACGCACCGGCAGGCGGTGCGGGACGCGGCTTTGGACACCGCCGCCTCCCTGGTCGGAGAGCGTGGCCTGACCGGCGTCACGATGTCGCACATCGCCGAGCGCGCCGGAATCGGCCGCGCGACGCTGTACAAGTACTTCTCCGACGTCGAGGCGATCCTGGTCGCCTGGCACCAGCGCCAGATCGCTCGTCACTTGAGCCTGCTCAC carries:
- a CDS encoding DUF6153 family protein translates to MTRTAQTTTVRGQLARLVAVLAVLAGVAFAAGLQCTEGMAMPMAHDMGHAETRIACDSLASSAETRVAAPCAAESGGMLDHQGLGGTLATCLAFLFAVVAAVAALPPSRLRGLVTAFRRVRVVASPVIWSRAPKLEELCLLRT